The following DNA comes from Mucilaginibacter jinjuensis.
TCGACCACCTGATTGAGGGTGGCATCGATTACTTAGTTTCATTAGGTACAACCGGCGAAAGCGCCACTTTAAATAAGGACGAGAAGAAGAAGGTTTGGGCATACACTGCCGAAGTTAACAATGGCCGTGTGCCATTGGTTGCCGGCATTGGCGGCAATAACACAGCCGAAGTTGTTGAAGAGATTAAAAACTTCGATACCACCGGCTACGATGCCATTTTATCGGCCAGCCCTAATTATAATAAGCCAACACAACAAGGTATTTATCTGCACTATAAAGCTATTGCTGAGGCTGCACCCCTACCTATTATTTTGTATAATGTACCAAGCCGTACCGGCAGCAACATTGCCGCTGATACTACCGTAAAGCTGGCTAAAGAATTCAAAAACATCATTGCTATCAAAGAAGCTTCTGGTAACTTCGATCAGCTGAACCATATTATGCGTGATAAGCCGGAGGAATTTTTGATGATCTCTGGCGATGACCCGATCTCGTTCCCGATGATTGCTATGGGTGCTGTGGGTGTAATTTCTGTTGTAGGTAATGCTTTGCCTAAACAGTTTTCAACCATGATTGACCTTTGCCTCGAAGGTAAGTTCAAAGAAGCCCAGCATGGCCATTTCGACCTGATTGAATTTACCCGCTTAATGTTTGTTGACGGCAGCCCTGCTGGTGTTAAAACTGCATTAAAAGAGATTGGTGTTTGTGGTGATACGGTACGTTTGCCATTGGTGCAGGTTAATGAGGATATTAAGGGAAAGATTATTGAAGAGACGAAGAGAATAGTTAACGCTTAATCTCCCCTCGTCATTGCGAGGAACGAAGCAATCTCCGACCGATTCACGGTACCTTACATAGCGCAGAATTTACTATGAATGGGTTGTGCAATTATGAACGTCAGTCCCGCTCAATCGCCGCGGGTTGGGCTGTTACTTTTGGCTTGATCCAAAAGTAACCAAAAGATCAAGACGCAAAAAAGCTCCACCGCACAAGCCCACTGCACGGCCACGCTTTTGCGTCTGGGCCATCGCTCCTAATTTCAGACATAAAAGAGAAAGCCTCAAACGTTTCCGTTTGAGGCTTTCTCTTTTATGTTCGGAAAATAAATCCGAAATCGAAACTCCGAAATCCGAAATGATTACAAACTATTGATCCACTTCACCAACTCATCGCGGCCTTTGCCGGTTTTTTGTTGAAGTTTGCCTAACAGTTCGTCGTCCTTGCCTTCTTCGTGTATCAAATCGTCGTCGGTTAAATCACCATAGGCTTGCTTGATCTTGCCTTTCAGCTCGTTCCAACCGCCTTTTAATTCTAACTTGTCCATGTTGTTTTTATATTTAGATGTGTTGGTATAACAGCTCTAAATATATTTGGTTTAACAAATGATTATATTTGTATATGAACTACACAGAATATATTGAAATTAATCCCGAAAAACGCTTTGGTAAGCCCTGCGTTATCGGCACCCGTATTTCTGTATACGATGTATTGAGCTGGATGGCAGAAGGCATGTCAATCAGTGACATTATCGACGATTTTCCGGAGCTTAATGAAATGCAGATTAAAGCCTGCTTAGCTTATTAAGATTTGTTTTTATCTATAATTAAAGTTACTGGATTTGTTTTTAAAGAAATAAAAGGCACCTTTCCAAGTACTGCAAAAATTATAGACGATCGCCTACCTCCATATTTTTCGTTTATCGACGCTCTTATTAATATCTCTTTCTGAATTAAATCGATATATACTTCATTAAATTTTGCTTTCGGGATCCTACTTGCATTACCTTGCGAGCTTATACGCTTCAAGTACTCTTGAGTAACGGCTGTAATCTGTTTTTTGCCACCGTGGGCTAAAACAATTGTTTGTCCTACTAACGGAATTATATGTTCTTCCCAAACTTGATCAAAATCCAGATTACAACCTTTCATATACAATTATCTACAAAGCCCCTGCCTTAATCTCCTCAACAACACTTGGATCTAACAATGTACTGGTATCACCCAGATTAGATGTATCACCTTCGGCAATCTTCCTCAAAATACGGCGCATAATTTTGCCTGAACGTGTTTTAGGCAAGCCGCTTACAAACTGGATTTTATCAGGTTTGGCAATTGGGCCAATAATACGCTGAACGGTCATGATGATATCTTTCTTGTTCAACTCTGCATCGCCATGCTGACCGGGGCTTACCACGAAGGCGTATACACCCTGGCCTTTAATATCGTGCGGGTAACCTACCACGGCCGATTCTACCACGCTGCTGTGCATGTTAATGGCATTCTCTACCTCGGCAGTACCAATGCGGTGACCGGATACGTTGAGCACATCATCAACACGGCCTGTTATTTTATAGTAGCCATCCTCGTCTCGCAAGCAACCATCACCGGTAAAATACATATTTTCGTAAGTGGCAAAATAGGTTTGGCGGCCGCGCTCGTGGTCACCATAAGTGGTACGCAGTATGCCCGGCCAAGGGAACTTAATACAAAGGTTACCGCTTACGCCATTACCTTCAATTTCTTTACCATTCTCATCAACCAAAACAGGCTGAATACCCGGCAAAGGCAATGTAGCATACCCCGGCTTCGTTGGCGTAATACCGGCAATAGGTGTAATCATGTGGCCCCCGTTTTCGGTTTGCCACCAGGTATCAACAATTGGTGCTTTGTTATGCCCGATATGATCATCAAACCAATGCCATGCTTCCTCGTTTATGGGCTCCCCTACCGATCCCAGTACTTTAATCGAACTCAGGTCTTTATCCTTCAAGGGATCTAAGCCAAAGCTCATTAACGAGCGGATAGCCGTAGGTGCGGTATACAGGATGTTTACTTTATATTTATCTACAATATCCCAGAAACGGCCGGCATCTGGATAAGTTGGGATACCTTCAAAAATCAATGTAGTTG
Coding sequences within:
- the dapA gene encoding 4-hydroxy-tetrahydrodipicolinate synthase; this encodes MNKFYGTGVAMVTPFDGSGQVDYPALKKLIDHLIEGGIDYLVSLGTTGESATLNKDEKKKVWAYTAEVNNGRVPLVAGIGGNNTAEVVEEIKNFDTTGYDAILSASPNYNKPTQQGIYLHYKAIAEAAPLPIILYNVPSRTGSNIAADTTVKLAKEFKNIIAIKEASGNFDQLNHIMRDKPEEFLMISGDDPISFPMIAMGAVGVISVVGNALPKQFSTMIDLCLEGKFKEAQHGHFDLIEFTRLMFVDGSPAGVKTALKEIGVCGDTVRLPLVQVNEDIKGKIIEETKRIVNA
- a CDS encoding CsbD family protein, which produces MDKLELKGGWNELKGKIKQAYGDLTDDDLIHEEGKDDELLGKLQQKTGKGRDELVKWINSL
- a CDS encoding DUF433 domain-containing protein yields the protein MNYTEYIEINPEKRFGKPCVIGTRISVYDVLSWMAEGMSISDIIDDFPELNEMQIKACLAY
- the acs gene encoding acetate--CoA ligase: MSNMKISSFEEYHQVYKHSVEQPEEFWAGIADNFHWRKKWDNVLSWNFKEPNVKWFEGAKLNITENCLDRHLDALGDKPAIIWEPNDPTEDHRILTYKQLHDKVCQFANVLKNNGVKKGDRICIYMPMLPELAIAVLACARIGAIHSVVFGGFSAQSIADRIKDAECALVITADGGFRGTKDLPLKSVIDDALVQCPSVKRVIVLTRSRTPVSMIKGRDVWWEDEIKKVETQGNPECPVEEMDAEDMLFILYTSGSTGKPKGVVHTCGGYMVYAGYTFANTFQYNPGDVYFCTADIGWITGHSYIVYGPLSQGATTLIFEGIPTYPDAGRFWDIVDKYKVNILYTAPTAIRSLMSFGLDPLKDKDLSSIKVLGSVGEPINEEAWHWFDDHIGHNKAPIVDTWWQTENGGHMITPIAGITPTKPGYATLPLPGIQPVLVDENGKEIEGNGVSGNLCIKFPWPGILRTTYGDHERGRQTYFATYENMYFTGDGCLRDEDGYYKITGRVDDVLNVSGHRIGTAEVENAINMHSSVVESAVVGYPHDIKGQGVYAFVVSPGQHGDAELNKKDIIMTVQRIIGPIAKPDKIQFVSGLPKTRSGKIMRRILRKIAEGDTSNLGDTSTLLDPSVVEEIKAGAL